One segment of Mastomys coucha isolate ucsf_1 unplaced genomic scaffold, UCSF_Mcou_1 pScaffold23, whole genome shotgun sequence DNA contains the following:
- the Igsf9b gene encoding protein turtle homolog B isoform X3, with product MIWYVATLIASVISTRGLVAQGAHGLREEPEFVTARAGEGVVLRCDVIHPVTGQPPPYVVEWFKFGVPIPIFIKFGYYPPHVDPEYAGRASLHDKASLRLEQVRSEDQGWYECKVLMLDQQYDTFHNGSWVHLTINAPPTFTETPPQYIEAKEGGSITMTCTAFGNPKPIVTWLKEGTLLGASAKYQVSDGSLTVTSVSREDRGAYTCRAYSIQGEAVHTTHLLVQGPPFIVSPPENITVNISQDALLTCRAEAYPGNLTYTWYWQDENVYFQNDLKLRVRILIDGTLIIFRVKPEDAGKYTCVPSNSLGRSPSASAYLTVQYPARVLNMPPVIYVPVGIHGYIRCPVDAEPPATVVKWNKDGRPLQVEKNLGWTLMEDGSIRIEEATEEALGTYTCVPYNTLGTMGQSAPARLVLKDPPYFTVLPGWEYRQEAGRELLIPCAAAGDPFPVITWRKVGKPSRSKHNALPSGSLQFRALSKEDHGEWECVATNVVTSITASTHLTVIGTSPHAPGSVRVHVSMTTANVSWEPGYDGGYEQTFSVWYGPLMKRAQFGPHDWLSLSVPPGPSWLLVDSLEPETAYQFSVLAQNRLGTSAFSEVVTVNTLAFPVTTPEPLVLVTPPRCLTANRTQQGVLLSWLPPANHSFPIDRYIMEFRVGERWEMLDDAIPGTDGDFFAKDLSQDTWYEFRVLAVMQDLISEPSNIAGVSSTDIFPQPDLTDDGLARPVLAGIVATICFLAAAILFSTLAACFVNKQRKRKLKRKKDPPLSITHCRKSLESPLSSGKVSPESIRTLRAPSESSDDQGQPAAKRMLSPTREKELSLYKKTKRAISSRKYSVAKAEAEAEATTPIELISRGPDGRFVMGPSEMEPSVKGRRIEGFPFAEETDMYPEFRQSDEENEDPLVPTSVAALKPQLTPMSSSQDSYLPPPAYSPRFQPRGLEGPTGLGGRLQATGQARPPAPRPFQHGQYYGYLSSSSPGEVEPPPFYMPEVGSPLSSVMSSPPLHTEGPFGHPTIPEENGENASNSTLPLTQTPTGGRSPEPWGRPEFPFGGLETPAMMFPHQLHPCDVAESLQTKACLPRGLPPTPLQVPAAYPGMLSLEAPKGWVGKSPGRGPIPAPPATKWQERPMQPLVSQGQLRHTSQGMGIPVLPYPEPAEPGGHGGPSTFGLDTRWYEPQPRPRPSPRQARRAEPSLHQVVLQPSRLSPLTQSPLSSRTGSPELAARARPRPGLLQQAEMSEITLQPPAAVSFSRKSTPSSTGSPSQSSRSGSPSYRPTMGFTTLATGYPSPPPGPAPPAPGDNLDVFGQTPSPRRMGEEPLRPEPPTTLPTSGRFCLPGSAASQLSGSVARRSCLPPKEEETLSS from the exons GTGCCCACGGCCTGCGAGAGGAACCCGAGTTTGTGACTGCTCGAGCTGGCGAAGGTGTGGTTCTGCGATGCGATGTAATCCACCCGGTGACAGGACAGCCCCCACCCTATGTTGTAGAGTGGTTCAAGTTTGGGGTCCCCATCCCTATCTTCATCAAGTTTGGCTACTATCCCCCACATGTGGACCCTGAATATGCAG GTCGGGCCAGTCTTCATGATAAAGCATCTCTGCGGCTGGAGCAGGTGCGCTCTGAGGACCAGGGTTGGTACGAGTGCAAAGTACTCATGCTGGACCAGCAGTATGACACATTCCACAACGGCAGCTGGGTCCATCTCACCATTAACG CCCCTCCCACCTTTACAGAAACACCCCCCCAGTACATCGAGGCCAAGGAAGGTGGAAGCATTACCATGACTTGTACTGCTTTTGGGAACCCTAAGCCCATCGTCACCTGGCTCAAGGAAGGGACCCTCCTCGGTGCTAGTGCAAAGTATCAG GTGAGTGACGGTAGCCTAACGGTGACGTCAGTCAGTCGGGAGGACAGAGGCGCCTATACCTGTCGAGCATATAGCATCCAGGGTGAGGCTGTGCACACAACCCATCTGCTTGTTCAAG GGCCTCCCTTCATTGTTTCCCCTCCTGAGAACATCACCGTCAACATCTCCCAGGATGCCCTGCTTACCTGCAGGGCAGAGGCGTATCCCGGCAACCTCACCTACACCTGGTACTGGCAGGATGAGAACGTCTACTTCCAGAA TGACCTGAAGCTAAGGGTGCGGATCCTGATTGATGGGACACTGATCATCTTCCGAGTGAagccagaggatgctgggaagtatACCTGTGTCCCTAGCAACAGCCTGGGGCGCTCCCCCTCTGCCTCAGCATACCTGACTGTGCAGT ACCCAGCCCGTGTCCTCAACATGCCCCCTGTAATTTATGTGCCCGTGGGAATCCATGGCTATATCCGCTGTCCTGTGGATGCAGAGCCACCTGCTACTGTGGTGAAGTGGAATAAGGATGGCCGGCCCCTGCAGGTAGAGAAG AACTTGGGTTGGACCTTGATGGAGGATGGCTCTATTCGCATTGAGGAGGCCACAGAGGAGGCTCTTGGCACTTACACCTGTGTGCCTTACAACACCTTGGGGACCATGGGCCAGTCTGCCCCTGCACGGCTTGTCCTGAAG GACCCCCCATATTTCACGGTGCTACCCGGCTGGGAGTACAGGCAGGAGGCTGGTCGGGAGCTGCTCATCCCCTGTGCAGCTGCAGGGGACCCCTTCCCTGTCATCACCTGGAGGAAG GTAGGGAAGCCCAGCAGAAGCAAGCACAACGCACTGCCCAGTGGGAGTCTCCAGTTTCGTGCCCTGAGTAAGGAGGACCACGGGGAGTGGGAATGTGTTGCCACCAATGTGGTCACAAGCATCACTGCCAGCACCCACCTCACTGTCATCG GCACCAGTCCCCATGCCCCAGGCAGTGTCCGGGTCCATGTTTCCATGACAACTGCCAACGTGTCCTGGGAGCCAGGCTATGATGGAGGCTACGAGCAGACATTCTCAGTTTGGTACGGACCTCT GATGAAGCGGGCACAGTTTGGGCCCCACGACTGGCTGTCCTTGTCAGTGCCACCGGGCCCCAGCTGGTTGCTGGTAGACAGCCTGGAGCCTGAGACTGCATACCAGTTCAGTGTCCTGGCCCAGAACAGGCTGGGAACCAGCGCCTTCAGTGAGGTGGTCACTGTGAACACTTTAG cATTCCCTGTTACAACTCCAGAACCCCTGGTGCTGGTGACCCCACCAAGGTGCCTCACAGCCAACCGGACCCAGCAGGGTGTGCTCCTGTCCTGGCTCCCTCCTGCCAACCACAGCTTCCCCATCGACCGCTATATCATGGAGTTCCGAGTCGGGGAGCGCTGGGAGATGCTAGATGATGCCATCCCAGGCACTGACGGAGATTTTTTTGCCAAGGATCTGTCACAG GATACCTGGTATGAGTTCCGGGTTTTGGCTGTCATGCAGGATCTGATCAGCGAGCCCAGCAACATCGCCGGTGTCTCCAGCACAG ACATCTTCCCGCAGCCGGACCTGACTGACGATGGGCTGGCCCGGCCCGTGCTGGCTGGGATAGTGGCCACCATCTGCTTCCTGGCGGCTGCCATCCTCTTCAGCACTCTGGCTGCCTGCTTTGTCAACAAGCAGCGCAAACGCAAACTCAAGCGGAAGAAAG aTCCTCCGCTCTCCATCACTCACTGTAGGAAGAGTCTTGAGTCTCC CTTGTCCTCTGGCAAGGTGAGTCCTGAGAGCATCCGCACACTCCGTGCCCCGTCTGAATCCTCTGATGACCAGGGCCAGCCTGCGGCTAAGAGGATGCTGAGCCCTACAAGGGAGAAAGAGCTGTCCCTGTACAAAAAAACCAAGAGGGCTATCAGCAGCAGGAAGTATAGTGTGGCCAAGGCTGAGGCTGAAGCTGAGGCCACCACACCCATTGAACTGATCAGTAGAGGCCCGGATGGCCGCTTTGTCATGGGCCCCTCGGAGATGGAGCCCTCTGTGAAGGGCCGGCGAATTGAGGGCTTCCCCTTCGCTGAGGAGACGGACATGTACCCTGAGTTCCGGCAGTCAGATGAGGAGAATGAAGACCCACTGGTGCCCACATCTGTGGCTGCTCTGAAGCCTCAGCTGACCCCTATGTCTTCCAGCCAGGACTCTTACCTGCCACCACCAGCATACAGTCCTCGGTTCCAGCCTCGTGGGCTCGAGGGCCCAACTGGACTGGGAGGACGACTCCAGGCTACTGGCCAAGCGAGGCCTCCTGCCCCTCGGCCCTTCCAGCACGGCCAGTATTATGGGtacctcagcagcagcagccctgggGAGGTGGAGCCTCCACCCTTCTATATGCCAGAAGTGGGCAGCCCCTTGAGCTCAGTCATGTCATCCCCACCCCTGCACACTGAGGGGCCTTTTGGCCACCCCACCATCCCCGAGGAAAACGGAGAGAATGCTTCTAACAGCACTTTGCCCTTGACTCAGACACCTACAGGAGGGCGCTCCCCTGAGCCCTGGGGCCGGCCAGAATTTCCCTTTGGGGGACTGGAGACCCCAGCTATGATGTTCCCCCACCAGCTGCACCCCTGTGATGTGGCTGAGAGTTTGCAGACCAAGGCCTGCCTGCCCCGAGGACTGCCCCCAACCCCGCTCCAGGTGCCTGCAGCCTATCCAGGCATGCTATCTCTGGAGGCACCAAAGGGCTGGGTAGGCAAGTCACCTGGCAGGGGTCCCATCCCGGCGCCCCCTGCCACCAAGTGGCAGGAAAGACCTATGCAACCTCTGGTCAGCCAAGGGCAGTTAAGACATACCAGCCAAGGTATGGGGATACCAGTGTTGCCTTACCCGGAGCCAGCCGAGCCCGGGGGGCACGGTGGCCCCAGCACATTTGGCCTGGACACCCGGTGGTATGAGCCCCAGCCCCGGCCCCGGCCCAGCCCCCGGCAGGCCCGGCGTGCCGAGCCCAGTTTACATCAAGTGGTGCTACAGCCCTCTCGGCTCTCACCTCTGACCCAAAGCCCCCTTAGTTCCCGCACTGGCTCGCCTGAGCTCGCTGCTCGTGCCCGACCTCGACCAGGCCTCCTGCAGCAGGCAGAGATGTCAGAGATCACCCTGCAGCCGCCAGCCGCGGTCAGCTTCTCTCGCAAGTCAACGCCGTCATCCACGGGATCTCCTTCACAGAGCAGCCGCAGTGGGAGCCCCAGCTACAGGCCCACAATGGGCTTCACTACTCTGGCCACAGGCTATCCTTCTCCTCCACCTGGTCCTGCCCCTCCGGCACCTGGAGACAACTTGGATGTGTTTGGACAGACGCCTTCTCCTcggaggatgggggaggagccACTCCGGCCAGAGCCCCCAACAACCTTACCTACTTCAGG
- the Igsf9b gene encoding protein turtle homolog B isoform X4: MIWYVATLIASVISTRGLVAQGAHGLREEPEFVTARAGEGVVLRCDVIHPVTGQPPPYVVEWFKFGVPIPIFIKFGYYPPHVDPEYAGRASLHDKASLRLEQVRSEDQGWYECKVLMLDQQYDTFHNGSWVHLTINAPPTFTETPPQYIEAKEGGSITMTCTAFGNPKPIVTWLKEGTLLGASAKYQVSDGSLTVTSVSREDRGAYTCRAYSIQGEAVHTTHLLVQGPPFIVSPPENITVNISQDALLTCRAEAYPGNLTYTWYWQDENVYFQNDLKLRVRILIDGTLIIFRVKPEDAGKYTCVPSNSLGRSPSASAYLTVQYPARVLNMPPVIYVPVGIHGYIRCPVDAEPPATVVKWNKDGRPLQVEKNLGWTLMEDGSIRIEEATEEALGTYTCVPYNTLGTMGQSAPARLVLKDPPYFTVLPGWEYRQEAGRELLIPCAAAGDPFPVITWRKVGKPSRSKHNALPSGSLQFRALSKEDHGEWECVATNVVTSITASTHLTVIGTSPHAPGSVRVHVSMTTANVSWEPGYDGGYEQTFSVWYGPLMKRAQFGPHDWLSLSVPPGPSWLLVDSLEPETAYQFSVLAQNRLGTSAFSEVVTVNTLAFPVTTPEPLVLVTPPRCLTANRTQQGVLLSWLPPANHSFPIDRYIMEFRVGERWEMLDDAIPGTDGDFFAKDLSQDTWYEFRVLAVMQDLISEPSNIAGVSSTDIFPQPDLTDDGLARPVLAGIVATICFLAAAILFSTLAACFVNKQRKRKLKRKKDPPLSITHCRKSLESPLSSGKVSPESIRTLRAPSESSDDQGQPAAKRMLSPTREKELSLYKKTKRAISSRKYSVAKAEAEAEATTPIELISRGPDGRFVMGPSEMEPSVKGRRIEGFPFAEETDMYPEFRQSDEENEDPLVPTSVAALKPQLTPMSSSQDSYLPPPAYSPRFQPRGLEGPTGLGGRLQATGQARPPAPRPFQHGQYYGYLSSSSPGEVEPPPFYMPEVGSPLSSVMSSPPLHTEGPFGHPTIPEENGENASNSTLPLTQTPTGGRSPEPWGRPEFPFGGLETPAMMFPHQLHPCDVAESLQTKACLPRGLPPTPLQVPAAYPGMLSLEAPKGWVGKSPGRGPIPAPPATKWQERPMQPLVSQGQLRHTSQGMGIPVLPYPEPAEPGGHGGPSTFGLDTRWYEPQPRPRPSPRQARRAEPSLHQVVLQPSRLSPLTQSPLSSRTGSPELAARARPRPGLLQQAEMSEITLQPPAAVSFSRKSTPSSTGSPSQSSRSGSPSYRPTMGFTTLATGYPSPPPGPAPPAPGDNLDVFGQTPSPRRMGEEPLRPEPPTTLPTSGYLGSVVETSLSSAQ, encoded by the exons GTGCCCACGGCCTGCGAGAGGAACCCGAGTTTGTGACTGCTCGAGCTGGCGAAGGTGTGGTTCTGCGATGCGATGTAATCCACCCGGTGACAGGACAGCCCCCACCCTATGTTGTAGAGTGGTTCAAGTTTGGGGTCCCCATCCCTATCTTCATCAAGTTTGGCTACTATCCCCCACATGTGGACCCTGAATATGCAG GTCGGGCCAGTCTTCATGATAAAGCATCTCTGCGGCTGGAGCAGGTGCGCTCTGAGGACCAGGGTTGGTACGAGTGCAAAGTACTCATGCTGGACCAGCAGTATGACACATTCCACAACGGCAGCTGGGTCCATCTCACCATTAACG CCCCTCCCACCTTTACAGAAACACCCCCCCAGTACATCGAGGCCAAGGAAGGTGGAAGCATTACCATGACTTGTACTGCTTTTGGGAACCCTAAGCCCATCGTCACCTGGCTCAAGGAAGGGACCCTCCTCGGTGCTAGTGCAAAGTATCAG GTGAGTGACGGTAGCCTAACGGTGACGTCAGTCAGTCGGGAGGACAGAGGCGCCTATACCTGTCGAGCATATAGCATCCAGGGTGAGGCTGTGCACACAACCCATCTGCTTGTTCAAG GGCCTCCCTTCATTGTTTCCCCTCCTGAGAACATCACCGTCAACATCTCCCAGGATGCCCTGCTTACCTGCAGGGCAGAGGCGTATCCCGGCAACCTCACCTACACCTGGTACTGGCAGGATGAGAACGTCTACTTCCAGAA TGACCTGAAGCTAAGGGTGCGGATCCTGATTGATGGGACACTGATCATCTTCCGAGTGAagccagaggatgctgggaagtatACCTGTGTCCCTAGCAACAGCCTGGGGCGCTCCCCCTCTGCCTCAGCATACCTGACTGTGCAGT ACCCAGCCCGTGTCCTCAACATGCCCCCTGTAATTTATGTGCCCGTGGGAATCCATGGCTATATCCGCTGTCCTGTGGATGCAGAGCCACCTGCTACTGTGGTGAAGTGGAATAAGGATGGCCGGCCCCTGCAGGTAGAGAAG AACTTGGGTTGGACCTTGATGGAGGATGGCTCTATTCGCATTGAGGAGGCCACAGAGGAGGCTCTTGGCACTTACACCTGTGTGCCTTACAACACCTTGGGGACCATGGGCCAGTCTGCCCCTGCACGGCTTGTCCTGAAG GACCCCCCATATTTCACGGTGCTACCCGGCTGGGAGTACAGGCAGGAGGCTGGTCGGGAGCTGCTCATCCCCTGTGCAGCTGCAGGGGACCCCTTCCCTGTCATCACCTGGAGGAAG GTAGGGAAGCCCAGCAGAAGCAAGCACAACGCACTGCCCAGTGGGAGTCTCCAGTTTCGTGCCCTGAGTAAGGAGGACCACGGGGAGTGGGAATGTGTTGCCACCAATGTGGTCACAAGCATCACTGCCAGCACCCACCTCACTGTCATCG GCACCAGTCCCCATGCCCCAGGCAGTGTCCGGGTCCATGTTTCCATGACAACTGCCAACGTGTCCTGGGAGCCAGGCTATGATGGAGGCTACGAGCAGACATTCTCAGTTTGGTACGGACCTCT GATGAAGCGGGCACAGTTTGGGCCCCACGACTGGCTGTCCTTGTCAGTGCCACCGGGCCCCAGCTGGTTGCTGGTAGACAGCCTGGAGCCTGAGACTGCATACCAGTTCAGTGTCCTGGCCCAGAACAGGCTGGGAACCAGCGCCTTCAGTGAGGTGGTCACTGTGAACACTTTAG cATTCCCTGTTACAACTCCAGAACCCCTGGTGCTGGTGACCCCACCAAGGTGCCTCACAGCCAACCGGACCCAGCAGGGTGTGCTCCTGTCCTGGCTCCCTCCTGCCAACCACAGCTTCCCCATCGACCGCTATATCATGGAGTTCCGAGTCGGGGAGCGCTGGGAGATGCTAGATGATGCCATCCCAGGCACTGACGGAGATTTTTTTGCCAAGGATCTGTCACAG GATACCTGGTATGAGTTCCGGGTTTTGGCTGTCATGCAGGATCTGATCAGCGAGCCCAGCAACATCGCCGGTGTCTCCAGCACAG ACATCTTCCCGCAGCCGGACCTGACTGACGATGGGCTGGCCCGGCCCGTGCTGGCTGGGATAGTGGCCACCATCTGCTTCCTGGCGGCTGCCATCCTCTTCAGCACTCTGGCTGCCTGCTTTGTCAACAAGCAGCGCAAACGCAAACTCAAGCGGAAGAAAG aTCCTCCGCTCTCCATCACTCACTGTAGGAAGAGTCTTGAGTCTCC CTTGTCCTCTGGCAAGGTGAGTCCTGAGAGCATCCGCACACTCCGTGCCCCGTCTGAATCCTCTGATGACCAGGGCCAGCCTGCGGCTAAGAGGATGCTGAGCCCTACAAGGGAGAAAGAGCTGTCCCTGTACAAAAAAACCAAGAGGGCTATCAGCAGCAGGAAGTATAGTGTGGCCAAGGCTGAGGCTGAAGCTGAGGCCACCACACCCATTGAACTGATCAGTAGAGGCCCGGATGGCCGCTTTGTCATGGGCCCCTCGGAGATGGAGCCCTCTGTGAAGGGCCGGCGAATTGAGGGCTTCCCCTTCGCTGAGGAGACGGACATGTACCCTGAGTTCCGGCAGTCAGATGAGGAGAATGAAGACCCACTGGTGCCCACATCTGTGGCTGCTCTGAAGCCTCAGCTGACCCCTATGTCTTCCAGCCAGGACTCTTACCTGCCACCACCAGCATACAGTCCTCGGTTCCAGCCTCGTGGGCTCGAGGGCCCAACTGGACTGGGAGGACGACTCCAGGCTACTGGCCAAGCGAGGCCTCCTGCCCCTCGGCCCTTCCAGCACGGCCAGTATTATGGGtacctcagcagcagcagccctgggGAGGTGGAGCCTCCACCCTTCTATATGCCAGAAGTGGGCAGCCCCTTGAGCTCAGTCATGTCATCCCCACCCCTGCACACTGAGGGGCCTTTTGGCCACCCCACCATCCCCGAGGAAAACGGAGAGAATGCTTCTAACAGCACTTTGCCCTTGACTCAGACACCTACAGGAGGGCGCTCCCCTGAGCCCTGGGGCCGGCCAGAATTTCCCTTTGGGGGACTGGAGACCCCAGCTATGATGTTCCCCCACCAGCTGCACCCCTGTGATGTGGCTGAGAGTTTGCAGACCAAGGCCTGCCTGCCCCGAGGACTGCCCCCAACCCCGCTCCAGGTGCCTGCAGCCTATCCAGGCATGCTATCTCTGGAGGCACCAAAGGGCTGGGTAGGCAAGTCACCTGGCAGGGGTCCCATCCCGGCGCCCCCTGCCACCAAGTGGCAGGAAAGACCTATGCAACCTCTGGTCAGCCAAGGGCAGTTAAGACATACCAGCCAAGGTATGGGGATACCAGTGTTGCCTTACCCGGAGCCAGCCGAGCCCGGGGGGCACGGTGGCCCCAGCACATTTGGCCTGGACACCCGGTGGTATGAGCCCCAGCCCCGGCCCCGGCCCAGCCCCCGGCAGGCCCGGCGTGCCGAGCCCAGTTTACATCAAGTGGTGCTACAGCCCTCTCGGCTCTCACCTCTGACCCAAAGCCCCCTTAGTTCCCGCACTGGCTCGCCTGAGCTCGCTGCTCGTGCCCGACCTCGACCAGGCCTCCTGCAGCAGGCAGAGATGTCAGAGATCACCCTGCAGCCGCCAGCCGCGGTCAGCTTCTCTCGCAAGTCAACGCCGTCATCCACGGGATCTCCTTCACAGAGCAGCCGCAGTGGGAGCCCCAGCTACAGGCCCACAATGGGCTTCACTACTCTGGCCACAGGCTATCCTTCTCCTCCACCTGGTCCTGCCCCTCCGGCACCTGGAGACAACTTGGATGTGTTTGGACAGACGCCTTCTCCTcggaggatgggggaggagccACTCCGGCCAGAGCCCCCAACAACCTTACCTACTTCAGG CTATCTGGGCAGTGTTGTCGAGACAAGCCTCTCCTCGGCTCAATAG